The window GCGTGGAGAGCACCGGCAGCATCGCGGGGGAGAATCCGCCCATGATGACGTCGGTGTCCGCCGGGGATGGTTCTCTGCCCTTGCTCGTGCGTCGATAGTTCGCCACGTAGTCGCGCACGAAGCCCTGCATCGTCGGAGTGCTGTCTGCGGAGGGGGCGTTCCACGGAGCGCGAAGCGGCCGGTGCCAGGAGGTCTCGTTGGATGCGGGGTCGACGGTGCCGAAGATCTGGGTGTTCACGTGAGGGTACGTCTCGCCCGGATCCGGGTCGGGCGAGCACATGATGTCATCGGTGCTGCCCGTGTACACGTGCGCAGGCACCGTCCGCCCGTCGGGCGCGGGGTTCGAATAGTCGCCGAACGTGAGACCGTCGAACCGCGCACCGGTGGGCAGCGTCTCGGGTGTGTAGAGGTGGCCGAGAAGGTTGTCGAACGACCGGTTCTCGCCCATGAGGACCACGACGTGGGCGAACGCGGGCTCGTTCGCGGCGCGTGACGGACGCGTCGAGGCCTGCACGGTCGCCGCCCCCGCTCCGGCGGCTCCTCCCAGGGCCAGTCCGCCGAGGGCCAGCCCACCCACCCGAAGGAAGTCGCGCCGGGAGGCTGCTCCGGCATCCGGGTGCGGATCGTTCCTCGGTCGGCGGCTCATCGTGGAGACAGGCTACGGCATCGCACTCGAGGTATCGCGGCGGCTCAGACGGAGGAGTAGGAGAGCAGCCGCAGCACACCGTGCTCCCACGAGAATTCCTGCGCCGATCCGTTGCCGAGCCGATCGCCGTCGGCGGGAAGCTGCTCGTCGGTCGCGAAGGCGAGCACTTCGCGGATCAGGGCGCCGTGAGCGACGGCGACCACGGCGGGCGGCTCGCCCTCCGTCGATGCGTCGTCGATGACCCGCGCCACGGCACGCAGGGCGCGCTCTCGCAGCTGCTCACGCGTCTCGGCGCCCGGCACCTGCGCATCCGGCCCGCGTCCCCAGCGCGCGGCGAGCTCATCGATGGACACTCCCTCGGCCTCGCCGTACGAGCGCTCGCGCAGCTCCGGATAACGGGCGGTCACGGGCCGCTCCAGGATCGCCCCGATGATGTCCGCCGTCTCGGCTGCGCGCTGCAGGTCGCTCGAGACGAGCACGAGCGACATGGCCGTGTCGAGGCGGTCGCGCAGCGCGAGGCCGGCCTCGCGCGCCTGCGCGCGTCCGGTGTCGTTGAGGGGGATGTCTGTCGCGCCCTGGATGAGGCGCGCGCGGTTCCAGTCGGTTTCGCCGTGGCGGATCAGGATGAGGTGGGTCACAGGCCTGTCAGAGTGTCGAAGCGGAGTCAGCGTCGGCGGGGAAGAGCCTCGGCCAGAGCGGTGAGCACCTCACTCGTCCCGGCGTCGACCTTGACCGTCGCCCGAGCATCGGCCCGGGTCTGTCCGCGGTTGACGATGACCACCGGAAGCCTACGTCGCCGAGCGCGCTCGACCAATCTGATGCCCGAGTTCACGACGAGGGAGGAGCCCGCCACCAGAAGCGCATCGGCGGTGCGCACCAGCTGTTCGGCTTCGCGGAACCGCTCAGCAGGGATGAACTCGCCGAAGAAGACGACGTCCGGCTTGAGCACGCCTCCGCACACACTGCATTCGGGGATGCGGAAACCTTCCACCTCGGCCCCCGCGACGTCGCCGTCCGGACCGAGCGGCAGCTCTTCCGTCGCGCTCAGCCAGGGATTGTCCGCTTCGACCCGTGCGGCGAGATCCCGCCGATCGAAAACCTGCCCGCACTGGAGGCAGCCCACGCGTCGCATCGTGCCGTGCAGCTCGACTACGCGACGAGAGCCGGCACGCACGTGAAGCCCGTCGACGTTCTGCGTGATGACACCGCTCGTGATGTCCTCGCCCTCGAGCTGGGCGAGGGCTCGGTGGCCCTCGTTGGGCTGGGCCGCGGCGAAGCGCCGCCAGCCGAGGTGGCTGCCCACCCAGTAGCGCCGTCTGGCGCTCTCCTCAGCGAGGAACTGCTCGACGCTCATGGGCTTGCGCACCGGTGCGCCCTGTCCGCGATAATCCGGGATGCCGGAGTCCGTCGACACACCGGCGCCGGTGAGGACGGCGACCCGGCGGCCGGCCAGCGCGTCGATCGCGCGCTCCAGCTGAGCGAGGGCGGTCGGATCGGGTTCCGTCACGAGTGGCACAGTACCTCCTGCTGCCGAGCCTACGCCTGCCGGTTTGCGGGCATGTTTCGTCGCCCGTGTCCGGGCTGGTTAGCTGGCGGGGGAGGACCCATGCACCTGGAACAGATCACCGACGCCGACGATGCGCGCCTGCACGACTACCGCAGCCTCACCGACGTCGCACTGCGGCGCGTGTCGGAGCCGGTGGAGGGGCTGTACATCGCGGAATCCGCCAAGGTGATCGCGCGGGCGCTCGCGGCGGGCCATCGACCGCGGTCGGTGCTCGTGCAGCAGAAGTGGGTCGACGAGGTGTCAGGGCTCCTGGCGCACACGGACAC is drawn from Microbacterium binotii and contains these coding sequences:
- a CDS encoding histidine phosphatase family protein — encoded protein: MTHLILIRHGETDWNRARLIQGATDIPLNDTGRAQAREAGLALRDRLDTAMSLVLVSSDLQRAAETADIIGAILERPVTARYPELRERSYGEAEGVSIDELAARWGRGPDAQVPGAETREQLRERALRAVARVIDDASTEGEPPAVVAVAHGALIREVLAFATDEQLPADGDRLGNGSAQEFSWEHGVLRLLSYSSV
- a CDS encoding Sir2 family NAD-dependent protein deacetylase, which encodes MTEPDPTALAQLERAIDALAGRRVAVLTGAGVSTDSGIPDYRGQGAPVRKPMSVEQFLAEESARRRYWVGSHLGWRRFAAAQPNEGHRALAQLEGEDITSGVITQNVDGLHVRAGSRRVVELHGTMRRVGCLQCGQVFDRRDLAARVEADNPWLSATEELPLGPDGDVAGAEVEGFRIPECSVCGGVLKPDVVFFGEFIPAERFREAEQLVRTADALLVAGSSLVVNSGIRLVERARRRRLPVVIVNRGQTRADARATVKVDAGTSEVLTALAEALPRRR